From the Achromobacter xylosoxidans A8 genome, the window GCTTCCTCCAGCAGATGCGGCGTCTGGCCGCCGCGCTCGCAAGCGCGGTCGAAATAGTCCTGCAAGGCCTCGCGGTAGGATGGGTGCACGCAATTCTGGATGACTGCGCGCGCGCGTTCGCGAGGCGCCAGGCCGCGCAGGTCGGCGAGGCCGCATTCGGTGACCAGCACGTCCACGTCGTGCTCGGTATGGTCCACATGGGACACCATGGGTACCACGCTGGAGATGTCGCCGTTCTTGGCCATGGACTTGGACACGAAGATCGCCAGGTGCGCGTTGCGGGCGAAGTCGCCCGAGCCGCCGATGCCGTTCATCATGTGCGTGCCGCCCACGTGCGTGGAATTCACATTGCCGTAGAGATCGAATTCCAGCGCGGTGTTGATGGCGATGATGCCCAGGCGGCGCACGATCTCGGGCGCGTTGCTGATCTCTTGCGGACGCAGCACGATGCGCTCGCGGTAGTGCTCCATATTGGCCAGGATCTTTTCGTAGACCGGCTTGGACACCGTGATCGAAGAGGCCGACGCGAACGCGAGCTTGCCCTGGTCCAGCAGTTCGATGGCGCTGTCCTGCAGTACCTCGGAGTACATCGTCAGGTTCTCGAAGCTCGAGGACTCGAAGCCATGCAGCACGGCGTTGGCGATGGTGCCGATGCCGGCCTGCAGCGGCAGCAATTCATTGGTCAGGCGGCCGGCGTCGACCTCGCGGCGCAGGAAGGCGTTGATGTGGCCGGCGATGGCATTGGTTTCCTCGTCGGGCGGCAAGGCGTTGGACGGGCTGTCCGGTTCCTGCGTGATGACGATGGCGGCAATCTTGGCCGGGTCGACTTCGATGCAGGACTGGCCGATGCGCTG encodes:
- a CDS encoding acetyl-CoA hydrolase/transferase family protein — its product is MHLDRIRHPGLRAKITSADQAALLVKDGMTVGMSGFTRAGDCKSVPAALAARAEREPLSITLITGASLGHDTDKMLAQANALARRMPFQVDTTLRRKINQGEIAFIDQHLSETVEQLRAGHIGPINVAIIEAAAITETGAIVPTMSVGNSASFAQQADVIIIELNMGVPAAIEGLHDIYVPEARPARQPIGLVSPDQRIGQSCIEVDPAKIAAIVITQEPDSPSNALPPDEETNAIAGHINAFLRREVDAGRLTNELLPLQAGIGTIANAVLHGFESSSFENLTMYSEVLQDSAIELLDQGKLAFASASSITVSKPVYEKILANMEHYRERIVLRPQEISNAPEIVRRLGIIAINTALEFDLYGNVNSTHVGGTHMMNGIGGSGDFARNAHLAIFVSKSMAKNGDISSVVPMVSHVDHTEHDVDVLVTECGLADLRGLAPRERARAVIQNCVHPSYREALQDYFDRACERGGQTPHLLEEAYSWHQRFNETDTMRPAKPAARKVA